The Treponema vincentii F0403 genome includes the window CTCTATAAAAGTATCTACAGCGAAATAATCGGAAGCGACACAAGTGTGTTCGCACAGTTTCTTAAACAATCGCTTGCTTCTCATAAATCTTCAGTCAATGTATCGGAAATAAAAGGAACGCAGTCTATATCCGCCGTCGCTTCGATGAGGTATGCGGATTGGACGCTCCTTTTAACGGCGCCCGTGTCGGAGTTTATGGCGGAGAACGTTTCAAATCTGATAAAAACGTTTATTCTTATCGCGTTAATTCAATTGGTAGTTGCCATAGCGCTTGGATTCTATATTGCACGGAATATTACCCGCCCGATCAATCACGTTATCGCAGCACTTAGGAATATTGCACAAGGTGAGGGAGACCTTACGATAGAATTACCTGCAAGCGGTAAAGATGAAACGAGTGTGCTGTCGGCGTACTTTAATCAGACTATTGCTAAATTGAGAAACTCAATTCAAAGGGTAGGAACGGACTCCCGTGAGATGGAATCCGTCGGTTCAGATCTCGAAAGCAACATGATGTCAGTCAGCCAAGTGGTTTCAAATATTACCGCCGGTATTGACGACTTGAAAAAACGGTTTGTCGAACAGGAAGAAAGCGTATCCGGTACGGCTGCCGCTATCGAGCATATCATAACAACGCTGCGGCTGCTGGATGAGAGTATCGGTAAGCAGGCCGCTATGGTCGATGAATCCTCCGCATCCTTTGATAAGATGTCGCACAGTATCGATACCGTAGGTGAAAACGTCGTAGAAACCAGAGAGGTTATCCGCAATCTTTCTGCGGCTACGAATGACGGCCGCGAAACGCTGGTAAAAGCAAATGAGGTATCGCAGCGGATATCGGAAGCATCGGGCGATTTGATCGAGGCCGGCGCCGTAATCGAAAATATCGCGAGTCAAACGAACCTGCTTGCAATGAACGCTGCAATCGAGGCTGCACATGCGGGAGAAGCCGGTAAGGGATTTGCTGTTGTTGCCTCCGAGATTAGAAAGCTTGCAGAAGAATCCAGTACGCAAGGTAAAAAAATTTCCATCACTTTGAAAAATCTTTCTGTTGAAATCGATACGCTTGCGAGTGCTGCTGCCGGCGCCGTTGAAAAGTTTAATATCATTTCCAGCTATTCCAAAGGATTAAGTACCTCTATTGAAGGAGTAGTGCAGGCAATGGATGAGCAGGAAGAAAATGGAAAAATTATCTGGGGCATCATCAACGATGTTACCGGCGTAACAAATGAAGTAAAGAGCGGTTCCGGCGATATGCTTGCCGATGGCGAAAAGGTTGTTTCGGCAACGAAACGGTTGGATGACTTAACACGCATTTTACGGGAAAATATAGAGGATATCGCCTCGCAGACTGAACTGATCAACGAGGCTGCCCAAGAGTCTCTTGAAA containing:
- a CDS encoding methyl-accepting chemotaxis protein is translated as MMMAHTASGAQRGTSFFSIRNKMITSFAFFSVFILLIVYIVAVYLASVSLMNNTEYFLKELVKSSSKVLDERSQALFGKLEAFSNLPAVQDETVSYQEKIELFKNEIQMQKQRGWLSFGISGLDGMLYRTDNTVERISNTDWFQSARKGKYVITEPVQSSSDRRYIFIVAIPVRDLQGKITGVINATVLGDALSNLISDIIVGETGTAYLVSSSGTILGNRRPEILYKSIYSEIIGSDTSVFAQFLKQSLASHKSSVNVSEIKGTQSISAVASMRYADWTLLLTAPVSEFMAENVSNLIKTFILIALIQLVVAIALGFYIARNITRPINHVIAALRNIAQGEGDLTIELPASGKDETSVLSAYFNQTIAKLRNSIQRVGTDSREMESVGSDLESNMMSVSQVVSNITAGIDDLKKRFVEQEESVSGTAAAIEHIITTLRLLDESIGKQAAMVDESSASFDKMSHSIDTVGENVVETREVIRNLSAATNDGRETLVKANEVSQRISEASGDLIEAGAVIENIASQTNLLAMNAAIEAAHAGEAGKGFAVVASEIRKLAEESSTQGKKISITLKNLSVEIDTLASAAAGAVEKFNIISSYSKGLSTSIEGVVQAMDEQEENGKIIWGIINDVTGVTNEVKSGSGDMLADGEKVVSATKRLDDLTRILRENIEDIASQTELINEAAQESLEIAVKNKQSIDGLVLEVGKFKTER